A single Micromonospora sp. CCTCC AA 2012012 DNA region contains:
- a CDS encoding TIGR03086 family metal-binding protein encodes MTLPDRPAERHRQIARGFTDRVRGTRSWEVPAPVAGWTARDVVRHLVEWFPPFLRAGSGVELPPGPSVDDDPVDAWQRRCDAMQALLDDPATADRRLTNPHIGELPLDRAIDQFYTTDVFMHTWDLARATGQDDRLDPDLCAQLLAGMEPMEQLIRSSGQYGPRVPVQDDAGAQSRLLGFIGRDPEWGSTR; translated from the coding sequence GTGACGCTGCCTGACCGTCCCGCCGAACGGCACCGGCAGATCGCCCGGGGCTTCACCGACCGGGTCCGGGGCACCCGGTCGTGGGAGGTGCCGGCACCGGTAGCCGGGTGGACCGCCCGCGACGTGGTACGCCACCTCGTCGAGTGGTTCCCGCCGTTCCTGCGCGCCGGCTCCGGCGTGGAACTGCCGCCCGGCCCGTCCGTCGACGACGACCCGGTGGACGCGTGGCAGAGACGGTGCGACGCCATGCAGGCGCTGCTCGACGACCCGGCCACCGCCGACCGGCGGCTCACCAACCCGCACATCGGCGAGCTGCCGCTGGACCGCGCGATCGACCAGTTCTACACGACCGACGTGTTCATGCACACCTGGGACCTCGCCCGGGCCACCGGCCAGGACGACCGCCTCGACCCGGACCTCTGCGCCCAGCTGCTGGCCGGCATGGAGCCGATGGAGCAGCTCATCCGCTCCTCCGGGCAGTACGGTCCCCGGGTCCCGGTCCAGGACGACGCGGGCGCGCAGAGCCGGCTGCTGGGCTTCATCGGCCGGGACCCGGAGTGGGGGTCGACGCGCTAG
- a CDS encoding SRPBCC family protein, with amino-acid sequence MNLMAETTIEADPTVPVIRLTRDFAATPEQLFRAHTDPRLFAQWVGPNSLTTRIDQWDARTGGSFRFVSSRDGEEHAFHGCFHEIRPDRIVQTFTYEGDPDGVALETLRFEDLGDGRTRLHAQSLVDSFEGRDAWLRSGMEVGVNEGYAKLQELITRDAA; translated from the coding sequence ATGAACCTCATGGCCGAGACCACGATCGAAGCGGACCCGACAGTGCCGGTCATCCGGCTGACCCGAGACTTCGCGGCCACACCCGAGCAACTGTTCCGGGCGCACACCGATCCCCGACTCTTCGCGCAGTGGGTCGGGCCGAACTCGCTGACGACGCGCATCGACCAGTGGGACGCCCGCACCGGCGGCAGCTTCCGGTTCGTCTCCTCCCGCGACGGCGAGGAACACGCGTTCCACGGCTGCTTCCACGAGATCCGGCCGGACCGCATCGTGCAGACGTTCACCTACGAGGGCGACCCCGACGGCGTGGCCCTGGAGACGCTGCGGTTCGAGGACCTCGGCGACGGGCGCACCCGGCTGCACGCCCAGTCCCTCGTGGACAGCTTCGAGGGCCGCGACGCGTGGCTCCGCAGCGGCATGGAGGTCGGGGTCAACGAGGGCTACGCCAAGCTGCAGGAGCTGATCACCCGTGACGCTGCCTGA
- a CDS encoding ArsR/SmtB family transcription factor, producing the protein MAADTLSRVFAALADPTRRDMVSRLASGDATVNQLAEPFQMSLQAVYKHLKVLEDAGVVSRLPGPQPRPVRLETEVFDLMEKWIERYRRQAEERYRRLDAVLTALNEQPTDDEQKGSAA; encoded by the coding sequence ATGGCCGCCGACACGCTGTCCCGGGTCTTCGCCGCGCTCGCGGACCCGACCCGGCGCGACATGGTGAGCCGGCTCGCGTCCGGCGACGCGACCGTCAACCAGCTCGCGGAGCCCTTCCAGATGTCGCTCCAGGCGGTCTACAAGCACCTCAAGGTGCTCGAGGACGCCGGGGTGGTCAGCCGCCTGCCCGGTCCGCAGCCCCGACCGGTACGGCTGGAGACGGAGGTCTTCGACCTGATGGAGAAGTGGATCGAGCGCTACCGGCGGCAGGCCGAAGAGCGCTACCGCCGCCTCGACGCCGTCCTGACGGCGCTGAACGAGCAACCGACCGACGACGAGCAGAAGGGGAGCGCGGCATGA
- a CDS encoding TetR/AcrR family transcriptional regulator → MRARPTGRRPGNPDTRESILAAARTAFAERGFDAASIRVIATAAGVDPALVHHYFGTKEELFRATVDIPVDPAELLSGVLAGGADGVGERLVRTFLGVWDSPAGTAAVAVLRSAVNNEWSARLLREFLVTQVLRRVLDRLDLDPAELPLRGALVGTQLAGLAMMRYVIRLEPVASADPETLVGAIGPTVQRYLTGELTA, encoded by the coding sequence ATGAGGGCCCGACCGACCGGCCGCCGGCCCGGCAACCCGGACACCCGCGAGTCGATCCTGGCGGCGGCGCGGACGGCCTTCGCCGAGCGCGGCTTCGACGCGGCCTCGATCCGCGTCATCGCCACCGCCGCCGGGGTGGACCCGGCCCTGGTGCACCACTACTTCGGCACCAAGGAGGAGCTGTTCCGGGCCACCGTCGACATCCCCGTCGACCCGGCCGAGCTGCTGTCGGGCGTGCTGGCCGGGGGCGCCGACGGGGTGGGTGAACGGCTGGTCCGCACCTTCCTCGGGGTGTGGGACTCCCCGGCCGGCACGGCGGCGGTCGCCGTGCTCCGCTCGGCGGTGAACAACGAGTGGAGCGCCCGGCTGCTGCGCGAGTTCCTGGTCACCCAGGTGCTGCGCCGCGTCCTCGACCGACTCGACCTGGACCCGGCCGAGCTGCCGCTGCGCGGCGCGCTGGTCGGCACCCAGCTCGCCGGCCTGGCCATGATGCGCTACGTGATCCGGCTGGAGCCGGTCGCGTCCGCCGACCCGGAGACCCTGGTCGGAGCGATCGGCCCGACCGTGCAGCGCTACCTCACCGGCGAGCTGACCGCCTGA
- a CDS encoding ABC transporter permease gives MNPRILVATTGRILRQLRHDKRTVALLVVVPTVLLTLVYFMYVDQPTPPGQPTVFDRVALIMLGFFPFIIMFLVTSIAMLRERTSGTLERLLTTPLAKLDLLFGYGIAFGLAGAVQASIATVVAYRLFDLDTAGSGWLVVMIAAVNAVLAVALGLLCSAFARTEFQAVQFMPVVVLPQLLLCGLFVPRGEMAGWLQAISDVLPLSYAVEALQEVGAHADPTGTMWRDVAIVAGAAVAALVLAAATLRRRSG, from the coding sequence ATGAACCCCCGCATCCTGGTCGCGACCACCGGGCGCATCCTGCGCCAACTGCGGCACGACAAGCGGACCGTCGCGCTGCTCGTGGTGGTGCCGACCGTGCTGCTCACCCTGGTCTACTTCATGTACGTCGACCAGCCCACCCCGCCCGGGCAGCCCACCGTCTTCGACCGGGTCGCCCTGATCATGCTGGGCTTCTTCCCGTTCATCATCATGTTCCTGGTGACCAGCATCGCCATGCTGCGGGAGCGGACCAGCGGCACCCTGGAACGGCTGCTCACGACCCCGCTGGCCAAGCTCGACCTGCTCTTCGGCTACGGCATCGCGTTCGGGCTGGCCGGGGCAGTGCAGGCGAGCATCGCCACCGTGGTGGCCTACCGACTGTTCGACCTGGACACCGCGGGCAGCGGCTGGCTGGTGGTCATGATCGCGGCGGTCAACGCCGTGCTGGCCGTGGCGCTCGGGCTACTGTGCAGCGCCTTCGCCCGTACCGAGTTCCAGGCCGTCCAGTTCATGCCGGTGGTCGTCCTCCCCCAGCTGCTGCTCTGCGGGCTCTTCGTGCCCCGCGGCGAGATGGCCGGCTGGCTCCAGGCGATCAGCGACGTGCTGCCCCTGTCGTACGCGGTCGAGGCGTTGCAGGAGGTCGGCGCGCACGCGGACCCGACCGGGACGATGTGGCGCGACGTGGCGATCGTGGCCGGGGCGGCCGTGGCGGCGCTGGTCCTCGCCGCGGCGACGCTGCGTCGGCGCAGCGGATGA
- a CDS encoding ABC transporter ATP-binding protein, with protein MEDATVVRDLVVDRGRRRVLHGISCAVPRGAVTGLLGPSGSGKTTLMRALVGVQRVTSGTVTVLGRPAGDPQLRHRVGYLTQAPSVYADLTVRENARYFAALHGRGRAEADRAVADVGLAEAAGQLVGTLSGGQRSRASLACALVGEPELVVLDEPTVGQDPVLRADLWSRFHEMAAAGTTLLVSSHVMDEAARCDRLLLIRDGRLIADDTPDGVRAATGVTDLEAAFLRLIRANEAAQGHAGQEEQR; from the coding sequence ATGGAGGACGCGACAGTGGTCCGCGACCTGGTCGTCGACCGGGGCCGACGGCGGGTGCTGCACGGCATCAGCTGCGCGGTGCCGCGCGGCGCGGTCACCGGGCTGCTCGGCCCGAGCGGCAGCGGCAAGACCACCCTGATGCGCGCGCTGGTCGGCGTGCAGCGGGTCACCTCGGGCACGGTCACCGTGCTCGGCCGACCGGCCGGCGACCCGCAGCTGCGGCACCGCGTCGGCTACCTGACCCAGGCCCCCAGCGTCTACGCCGACCTGACGGTCCGGGAGAACGCCCGCTACTTCGCCGCCCTGCACGGTCGAGGCCGGGCCGAGGCCGACCGGGCGGTCGCCGACGTCGGGCTGGCCGAGGCGGCCGGCCAGCTCGTCGGTACCCTCTCCGGCGGCCAGCGCAGTCGGGCGTCGCTGGCCTGCGCACTGGTCGGCGAGCCGGAACTGGTCGTCCTCGACGAGCCGACCGTCGGCCAGGACCCGGTGCTGCGGGCCGACCTGTGGAGCCGGTTCCACGAGATGGCGGCCGCCGGGACGACCCTGCTGGTGTCCAGCCACGTGATGGACGAGGCGGCCCGCTGCGACCGGCTGCTGCTGATCCGGGACGGGCGGCTCATCGCCGACGACACCCCCGACGGCGTACGCGCCGCCACCGGGGTCACCGACCTGGAGGCGGCGTTCCTGCGGCTGATCCGGGCCAACGAGGCGGCCCAGGGGCACGCCGGGCAGGAGGAGCAGCGATGA
- a CDS encoding MerR family transcriptional regulator — protein sequence MDISTREMSLTVGEAAERVGLTTYTLRWYEQEGLVAPVGRDSAGRRRYTEGDVNWLMLLTRLRRTGMPVRDMRRYAELARQGDRTLGARRALFEAHRARVLGRMAELEEDLKVLDYKIDAYRRAEEEQA from the coding sequence GTGGACATCAGCACGCGGGAGATGAGCCTCACCGTCGGTGAGGCCGCGGAACGGGTCGGCCTGACCACCTACACGCTGCGCTGGTACGAGCAGGAGGGCCTGGTCGCCCCCGTCGGGCGGGACTCGGCCGGCCGACGGCGCTACACCGAGGGCGACGTCAACTGGCTGATGCTGCTCACCCGGCTGCGCCGGACCGGGATGCCGGTGCGGGACATGCGCCGCTACGCCGAGCTGGCCCGGCAGGGCGATCGCACGCTGGGCGCCCGGCGGGCGCTCTTCGAGGCGCACCGGGCCCGGGTACTGGGCCGGATGGCCGAACTGGAGGAGGACCTCAAAGTGCTCGACTACAAGATCGACGCGTACCGCAGGGCAGAGGAGGAGCAGGCATGA
- a CDS encoding aldo/keto reductase — translation MIRRRVGATGPEVSAIGLGCMGMSFAYGTGDDAESTRTLHRALDLGVNHLDTADMYGFGANERLLAPVVRARRDEVFLATKFGNRSSGDRFGGTGTPGAYVDSSAAWAREACDASLSRLGVETIDLYYLHRRDPATPIEETVGALAELVAAGKVRLVGLSEVSPATLRAAHAVHPIAAVQMEYSLFSRDVEGEMLATCRELGVSLVAYSPVGRGLLTGAITSREQLAEDDWRKNVPRFAEENLDANLRLVEAVRAVAAEIGCTPAQAALAWLLAQGDDILPIPGTKRVRYLEENAAAADIRLDPEQLARLREAVPAGAVAGERYTEAGMRTVGH, via the coding sequence ATGATCCGGCGACGAGTGGGCGCGACCGGCCCGGAGGTCTCGGCGATCGGCCTGGGCTGCATGGGGATGAGCTTCGCGTACGGCACCGGTGACGACGCCGAGTCGACGCGGACCCTGCACCGGGCCCTCGACCTGGGCGTCAACCACCTGGACACCGCCGACATGTACGGCTTCGGCGCGAACGAGCGGCTGCTGGCCCCGGTCGTCCGGGCCCGCCGGGACGAGGTCTTCCTGGCCACCAAGTTCGGCAACCGCAGCTCCGGCGACCGCTTCGGCGGCACCGGCACCCCGGGCGCGTACGTGGACAGCAGCGCCGCCTGGGCCCGGGAGGCCTGTGACGCCTCGCTGAGCCGGCTCGGGGTGGAGACCATCGACCTGTACTACCTGCACCGGCGCGACCCGGCCACGCCGATCGAGGAGACCGTCGGCGCCCTGGCCGAGCTCGTGGCGGCCGGCAAGGTACGCCTGGTCGGGCTCTCCGAGGTCAGCCCGGCGACGCTGCGGGCCGCCCACGCGGTGCACCCGATCGCCGCCGTGCAGATGGAGTACTCCCTGTTCAGCCGGGACGTCGAGGGTGAGATGCTCGCGACCTGCCGGGAGCTGGGGGTGTCGCTGGTGGCGTACTCGCCGGTGGGCCGGGGGCTGCTCACCGGGGCGATCACCAGCCGCGAGCAGCTCGCCGAGGACGACTGGCGCAAGAACGTGCCGCGTTTCGCCGAGGAGAACCTGGACGCCAACCTGCGGCTCGTCGAGGCGGTCCGGGCGGTGGCGGCGGAGATCGGCTGCACCCCGGCCCAGGCGGCGCTCGCCTGGCTGCTGGCCCAGGGCGACGACATCCTGCCGATCCCCGGCACCAAGCGGGTGCGATACCTGGAGGAGAACGCGGCGGCGGCCGACATCCGCCTCGACCCGGAGCAGCTGGCCCGGCTCCGGGAGGCCGTACCGGCCGGCGCGGTGGCCGGGGAAAGGTACACCGAGGCAGGAATGCGAACCGTCGGGCACTAG
- the hisI gene encoding phosphoribosyl-AMP cyclohydrolase, whose amino-acid sequence MSPSDAPLTGAPTSSGEPPAPGPARPSRLDPAIAARLRRTPDGLVAAVVRQHDSGEVLMVAWMDDEALHRTLTTGRATYWSRSRQEYWVKGATSGHHQHVRSVAVDCDGDALLVSVDQVGAACHTGHRTCFFTELPVTSPEAAS is encoded by the coding sequence GTGTCCCCATCCGACGCGCCGCTGACCGGCGCCCCCACCAGCTCCGGCGAGCCACCGGCCCCCGGTCCGGCCCGCCCGTCCCGGCTCGACCCGGCGATCGCCGCCCGGCTGCGCCGTACGCCCGACGGCCTGGTGGCCGCGGTGGTGCGCCAGCACGACTCGGGCGAGGTGCTGATGGTCGCCTGGATGGACGACGAGGCGCTGCACCGCACCCTGACCACCGGCCGGGCCACCTACTGGTCGCGCAGCCGCCAGGAGTACTGGGTCAAGGGCGCCACCTCCGGCCACCACCAGCACGTCCGCTCGGTCGCCGTCGACTGCGACGGGGACGCGCTGCTGGTCAGCGTCGACCAGGTCGGCGCGGCCTGCCACACCGGCCACCGGACCTGCTTCTTCACCGAGCTGCCGGTCACCTCGCCCGAGGCGGCGTCATGA
- a CDS encoding anthranilate synthase component I — MTDGTVSPDQGAFTELAARWRVVPVTRRLLADAETPVGVYRKLAGGPGTFLLESAEQGVGSAGMAWSRYSFIGVRSSATLTERDGAAVWTGEPPAGVPATGDPVRVLRETVTALAGPAWDPASGMPPLTGGMVGFLGYDLIRRFERLPELTDDDLGVPELGMMLATDLVVLDHYDGSAILVANAVLPPPDAPGRDALVAAAYHHAVGRLDAMTTALSRPIPPMISTVGRPAVGEVTSRTPDGGYPKAVEAAKEAIRAGECFQIVLAQRFERPTHADPLDVYRVLRTTNPSPYMYLLRFDGFDIVGSSPEAHLKVNTAADGRRRALLHPIAGTRPRGGTPAADARLAAELLSDPKERSEHVMLVDLGRNDLGRVCRPGTVEVPEFATIERYSHVMHIVSTVVGELREDCTAFDALAATFPAGTLSGAPKVRAMEIIEELEPVRRGLYGGTVGYFGFGGDLDMAIAIRTALIRDGRAYVQAGAGVVADSDPAAEDQETRNKAAAVLAAIAAAETLRPAR, encoded by the coding sequence ATGACCGACGGCACGGTCAGCCCCGACCAGGGCGCCTTCACCGAGCTGGCGGCCCGCTGGCGGGTCGTCCCGGTGACCCGCCGACTGCTCGCCGACGCGGAGACCCCGGTCGGCGTCTACCGCAAGCTCGCCGGCGGACCGGGCACCTTCCTGCTGGAGTCGGCCGAGCAGGGCGTCGGCTCGGCCGGGATGGCCTGGTCCCGCTACTCCTTCATCGGCGTCCGCAGCAGCGCCACGCTCACCGAGCGGGACGGCGCCGCCGTCTGGACCGGCGAGCCGCCCGCCGGGGTGCCGGCCACCGGTGACCCGGTCCGGGTGCTGCGCGAGACGGTCACCGCGCTGGCCGGTCCGGCCTGGGACCCGGCCAGCGGGATGCCGCCGCTGACCGGCGGCATGGTCGGCTTCCTGGGGTACGACCTCATCCGCCGCTTCGAGCGGCTGCCCGAGCTGACCGACGACGACCTCGGCGTCCCCGAGCTGGGCATGATGCTCGCCACCGACCTGGTGGTGCTCGACCACTACGACGGCTCGGCGATCCTCGTCGCCAACGCGGTGCTGCCGCCGCCGGACGCGCCGGGGCGGGACGCGCTGGTCGCGGCGGCGTACCACCACGCGGTGGGGCGGCTGGACGCGATGACCACCGCGCTGTCCCGACCGATTCCGCCCATGATCTCCACCGTCGGCCGGCCCGCCGTCGGCGAGGTGACCAGCCGGACCCCCGACGGCGGCTACCCGAAGGCGGTCGAGGCGGCCAAGGAGGCGATCCGGGCCGGCGAGTGCTTCCAGATCGTCCTGGCCCAGCGGTTCGAACGGCCGACCCACGCCGACCCGCTCGACGTCTACCGGGTGCTGCGCACCACCAACCCCAGCCCCTACATGTACCTGCTGCGCTTCGACGGCTTCGACATCGTCGGGTCGTCCCCGGAGGCGCACCTGAAGGTGAACACCGCGGCCGACGGCCGGCGGCGCGCGCTGCTGCACCCGATCGCCGGGACCCGGCCCCGCGGCGGCACCCCGGCCGCCGACGCCCGGCTCGCCGCCGAGCTGCTCAGCGATCCCAAGGAGCGCTCCGAGCACGTGATGCTGGTCGACCTGGGCCGCAACGACCTGGGCCGGGTCTGCCGCCCCGGCACCGTCGAGGTGCCGGAGTTCGCCACCATCGAGCGGTACAGCCACGTCATGCACATCGTCTCGACCGTGGTGGGCGAGCTGCGGGAGGACTGCACCGCCTTCGACGCGCTCGCCGCCACCTTCCCGGCCGGCACCCTCTCCGGCGCGCCGAAGGTCCGGGCCATGGAGATCATCGAGGAGCTGGAGCCGGTCCGGCGCGGCCTCTACGGCGGCACCGTCGGCTACTTCGGCTTCGGCGGCGACCTGGACATGGCGATCGCGATCCGGACCGCGCTGATCCGCGACGGGCGGGCGTACGTGCAGGCCGGGGCGGGCGTGGTGGCCGATTCCGATCCGGCCGCCGAGGACCAGGAGACCCGGAACAAGGCCGCCGCGGTGCTCGCCGCGATCGCCGCCGCCGAGACCCTCCGGCCGGCCCGGTGA
- a CDS encoding Trp biosynthesis-associated membrane protein produces the protein MRPVEPPVAETSRTEGSAGASSARGRRELTYAVLCCLAGAGLACWAATRTWSVELIPRGALPPSRQVRTGTDLLPWLFPLALVALAGGGAVLATRGRVRRLLGGLLTLLGLAVAAGGGYGLTADFGGQVSRQWPALCLLGGLVAAAGGLLTALRGGGWPAMGARYERPAATAEQPATAGPAVGRGTRDAWDALDRGEDPTVS, from the coding sequence ATCCGGCCCGTCGAGCCGCCGGTAGCGGAGACGTCGCGGACCGAGGGGTCGGCCGGCGCGTCGTCCGCGCGGGGGCGGCGCGAGCTGACGTACGCCGTGCTGTGCTGCCTGGCCGGCGCGGGCCTGGCCTGCTGGGCGGCGACCCGGACCTGGTCGGTGGAGCTGATCCCGCGCGGCGCGCTGCCGCCGTCGCGGCAGGTCCGCACCGGCACCGACCTGCTGCCCTGGCTCTTCCCGCTGGCGCTGGTCGCGCTCGCCGGTGGCGGCGCGGTGCTGGCCACCCGGGGGCGCGTCCGGCGGCTGCTGGGCGGTCTGCTGACGCTGCTCGGGCTGGCCGTCGCGGCCGGCGGCGGCTACGGCCTCACCGCCGACTTCGGCGGCCAGGTGAGCCGGCAGTGGCCGGCGCTCTGCCTGCTGGGTGGGCTGGTCGCGGCGGCCGGTGGCCTGCTCACCGCGCTACGCGGCGGCGGCTGGCCGGCGATGGGTGCCCGCTACGAGCGCCCGGCCGCGACGGCGGAACAGCCCGCCACGGCCGGTCCGGCGGTCGGCCGGGGCACCCGCGACGCGTGGGACGCGCTGGACCGGGGTGAGGACCCGACGGTCAGCTGA
- the trpC gene encoding indole-3-glycerol phosphate synthase TrpC, translating into MLDEILAGVREDVARRQEQVPLERIRELAAAAPPPLDAYAALRRPGVAVIAEVKRSSPSKGRLAEIADPADLAGDYAAGGARAISVLTEGRWFGGSLDDLAAVRAAVKVPVLRKDFVVSSYQVHEARAHGADLVLLIVAALEQNALVGLLERIESLGMTALVEVHTEEEADRALEAGAQVIGVNARDLRTLEVDRAVFERIAPGLPSSVVKIAESGVRGPHDLIRYASAGADAVLVGEGLVTQKSPREAVAELVNAGNHPATPRPVR; encoded by the coding sequence GTGCTCGACGAGATTCTGGCCGGCGTCCGCGAGGACGTGGCCCGGCGCCAGGAGCAGGTTCCGCTGGAGCGGATCCGTGAGCTGGCCGCCGCGGCGCCGCCGCCGCTGGACGCGTACGCGGCCCTGCGCCGGCCCGGCGTGGCCGTGATCGCCGAGGTGAAGCGCTCGTCACCGTCCAAGGGGCGGCTGGCGGAGATCGCCGACCCGGCCGACCTGGCCGGCGACTACGCCGCCGGTGGGGCCCGGGCGATCAGCGTGCTCACCGAGGGCCGCTGGTTCGGCGGGTCGCTCGACGACCTGGCCGCCGTCCGCGCCGCGGTGAAGGTGCCGGTGCTGCGCAAGGACTTCGTGGTCTCCAGCTACCAGGTGCACGAGGCCCGCGCCCACGGCGCCGACCTGGTGCTGCTGATCGTCGCCGCGCTGGAGCAGAACGCCCTGGTCGGGCTGCTGGAGCGGATCGAGTCGCTCGGCATGACCGCGCTGGTGGAGGTGCACACCGAGGAGGAGGCGGACCGGGCCCTGGAGGCCGGCGCGCAGGTGATCGGGGTCAACGCCCGTGACCTGCGTACCCTGGAGGTCGACCGCGCGGTGTTCGAGCGGATCGCGCCCGGCCTGCCCAGCAGCGTCGTCAAGATCGCCGAGTCCGGTGTGCGCGGTCCGCACGACCTGATCCGGTACGCCTCGGCCGGCGCCGACGCCGTGCTGGTGGGGGAGGGCCTGGTCACCCAGAAGAGCCCCCGCGAGGCGGTCGCCGAGCTGGTCAACGCCGGGAACCACCCGGCGACGCCCCGTCCGGTGCGCTGA
- the trpB gene encoding tryptophan synthase subunit beta — protein sequence MSANVSAPAGQVPDAAGHFGRFGGRFVPEALVAALDELDAAYRKAMTDEDFLAEFGALLRDYAGTPSLLYTAERFSAKAGARILLKREDLNHTGAHKVRNVLGQALLTRRMGKKRVIAETGAGQHGVATATAAALFDLDCVVYMGEVDTERQALNVARMRMLGATVVPVTTGSRTLKDAMNEAMRDWVANVDDTHYLIGTAAGPHPFPEMVRDFVRGIGEEARQQCLDLTGALPDAVAACVGGGSNALGIFHAFVDDADVRLYGFEAGGEGVETGRHAASITGGSSGVLHGTRTYVLQNEDGQTIESHSISAGLDYPGVGPEHAWLHDSGRATYTPVTDREAMAAFELLCRTEGIIPAIESSHALAGALKIAPTLAAELGREPVIVVNLSGRGDKDVHTAGEYFGILDKE from the coding sequence ATGAGCGCCAACGTGTCGGCCCCGGCCGGCCAGGTTCCCGACGCCGCCGGTCACTTCGGCCGCTTCGGCGGGCGTTTCGTCCCGGAGGCGCTGGTCGCGGCGCTCGACGAGCTGGACGCCGCCTACCGCAAGGCGATGACCGACGAGGACTTCCTCGCCGAGTTCGGTGCCCTGCTGCGGGACTACGCGGGCACCCCGTCGCTGCTGTACACCGCTGAGCGGTTCTCCGCGAAGGCGGGCGCGCGCATCCTGCTGAAGCGGGAGGACCTGAACCACACCGGCGCGCACAAGGTGCGCAACGTGCTGGGCCAGGCCCTGCTCACCCGGCGGATGGGCAAGAAGCGGGTGATCGCGGAGACCGGCGCCGGGCAGCACGGCGTGGCCACCGCCACCGCCGCCGCCCTGTTCGACCTCGACTGCGTGGTCTACATGGGCGAGGTGGACACCGAGCGGCAGGCGCTCAACGTGGCCCGGATGCGGATGCTCGGCGCCACCGTCGTCCCGGTGACCACCGGCTCGCGCACCCTCAAGGACGCGATGAACGAGGCGATGCGGGACTGGGTCGCCAACGTCGACGACACCCACTACCTGATCGGCACCGCCGCCGGCCCGCACCCGTTCCCGGAGATGGTCCGGGACTTCGTGCGCGGCATCGGCGAGGAGGCCCGCCAGCAGTGCCTGGACCTGACCGGCGCGCTGCCGGACGCGGTCGCGGCCTGCGTCGGCGGCGGCTCCAACGCGCTGGGCATCTTCCACGCCTTCGTGGATGACGCCGACGTCCGGCTGTACGGCTTCGAGGCCGGCGGCGAGGGCGTCGAGACCGGTCGGCACGCGGCCAGCATCACCGGCGGCAGCTCCGGCGTGCTGCACGGCACCCGGACGTACGTGCTGCAGAACGAGGACGGTCAGACGATCGAGTCGCACTCGATCTCGGCCGGCCTGGACTACCCGGGCGTCGGCCCGGAGCACGCGTGGCTGCACGACAGCGGACGGGCCACCTACACGCCGGTCACCGACCGCGAGGCGATGGCCGCGTTCGAGCTGCTCTGCCGTACCGAGGGGATCATCCCCGCGATCGAGAGCTCGCACGCGCTCGCCGGCGCGTTGAAGATCGCCCCGACGCTCGCCGCCGAGCTGGGCCGGGAGCCGGTCATCGTGGTCAACCTCTCCGGCCGGGGCGACAAGGACGTGCACACCGCCGGCGAGTACTTCGGCATCCTCGACAAGGAGTGA
- the trpA gene encoding tryptophan synthase subunit alpha, producing the protein MSRIGVAFDKARADGRAVLVGCMPAGFPTVEGSIAAMTAMVEAGVDVIEVEIPYSDPVMDGPVIQKASDIALAGGVRTADTLRIIEAVAATGAPVVTMTYWNPIEQYGVDAFARDLAAAGGTGLITPDLIPEEADAWLAASDAHGLDRTFLVSPSSTDARLRMTVEHCRGFVYATAIMGVTGARSQTSDAAPVLVSRLREVTDLPIGVGLGVGTGAQAGTVAGYADGVIVGSALIRCLLDADDEAAGLAALRALSAELAEGVRNPVR; encoded by the coding sequence GTGAGTCGGATCGGGGTCGCCTTCGACAAGGCCCGTGCCGACGGGCGGGCCGTGCTGGTCGGCTGCATGCCGGCCGGGTTCCCCACCGTCGAGGGCAGCATCGCCGCGATGACCGCGATGGTCGAGGCCGGGGTGGACGTCATCGAGGTGGAGATCCCGTACTCCGACCCGGTGATGGACGGGCCGGTCATCCAGAAGGCCAGCGACATCGCCCTCGCCGGCGGGGTGCGTACCGCGGACACGCTGCGCATCATCGAGGCCGTCGCGGCCACCGGCGCCCCGGTGGTCACCATGACCTACTGGAACCCGATCGAGCAGTACGGCGTCGACGCCTTCGCCCGTGACCTGGCCGCCGCCGGCGGCACCGGGCTGATCACTCCGGACCTGATCCCGGAGGAGGCGGACGCCTGGCTGGCCGCCTCGGACGCCCACGGCCTGGACCGGACGTTCCTGGTCTCCCCGTCCTCCACCGACGCCCGGCTGAGGATGACCGTGGAGCACTGCCGGGGCTTCGTCTACGCCACCGCGATCATGGGCGTCACCGGTGCCCGGTCGCAGACCTCCGACGCCGCCCCGGTGCTGGTCTCCCGGCTGCGCGAGGTCACCGACCTGCCGATCGGCGTGGGTCTCGGCGTGGGCACCGGCGCGCAGGCCGGCACCGTGGCCGGGTACGCCGACGGCGTCATCGTCGGCAGTGCCCTGATCCGCTGCCTGCTCGACGCCGACGACGAGGCCGCCGGCCTGGCCGCCCTGCGCGCCCTCAGCGCCGAACTCGCCGAGGGCGTCCGCAACCCCGTCCGCTGA